A stretch of Halococcus saccharolyticus DSM 5350 DNA encodes these proteins:
- a CDS encoding NAD(P)/FAD-dependent oxidoreductase, which yields MNVVVVGGGIVGLSSAHALAEAGADVTLCESGSLGTGSTARSAGGIRTQFSTPINVRLSIESLRVWDRFEAAFGVDIAHRRPGYLFLARTPETADRFRENVAMQHDLGVDSEFLSPAEAVERCPGLDADQFVGATYNAADGFADPNLAVQGYATSAREAGVDIRTGTPVVDLVTDGDGVTGVETDAERIDADFVVNAAGAWAAAVADLAGVDLPIHPRRRQVAVVDPSRPLSADVPLTIDLERGSYFRPERDGAALVGGHFAETESDVDPDAYSDSMDLDWAATAVERAAAYTNYFDGDSRIRRGWAGLYAVTPDHHPIVEETVPGLITAAGFSGHGFQHAPATGRLVAELCTDGEASLVDIEPLSSRRFDDEGDELVEQNVA from the coding sequence ATGAACGTGGTGGTCGTCGGGGGCGGCATCGTTGGGCTCTCGTCCGCGCACGCGCTCGCCGAGGCCGGTGCGGACGTGACCCTCTGTGAGAGCGGCTCGCTCGGAACGGGGAGCACCGCCCGCTCGGCGGGCGGGATCAGAACCCAGTTCTCGACGCCGATCAACGTCCGTCTCTCGATCGAGAGCCTGCGGGTCTGGGACCGGTTCGAGGCGGCGTTCGGCGTCGACATCGCCCACCGGCGGCCAGGCTATCTCTTCCTCGCCCGGACCCCCGAGACGGCCGATCGTTTCCGCGAGAACGTGGCGATGCAGCACGACCTCGGCGTGGACAGCGAGTTCCTCTCGCCCGCCGAGGCCGTCGAGCGCTGTCCAGGCCTCGATGCCGACCAATTCGTCGGGGCGACCTACAACGCTGCCGACGGGTTCGCCGACCCGAACCTTGCCGTCCAGGGGTACGCGACGAGCGCTCGGGAGGCCGGCGTCGACATCCGAACGGGGACGCCCGTCGTCGATCTCGTCACCGACGGCGACGGGGTCACGGGCGTCGAAACCGACGCCGAACGGATCGACGCGGATTTCGTGGTCAACGCTGCGGGCGCGTGGGCAGCGGCCGTCGCCGACCTGGCGGGAGTCGATCTCCCGATCCACCCGCGCCGCCGGCAGGTCGCGGTCGTTGATCCCAGCCGCCCCCTGTCGGCGGACGTCCCCCTGACGATCGATCTCGAACGAGGGTCGTACTTCCGACCCGAACGGGACGGGGCCGCGCTGGTCGGCGGTCACTTCGCCGAGACCGAGTCCGACGTCGATCCGGACGCCTACTCGGACTCGATGGATCTCGACTGGGCGGCCACGGCGGTCGAACGTGCGGCAGCGTACACGAACTACTTCGACGGCGACTCGCGCATCCGCCGCGGGTGGGCCGGGCTGTACGCCGTGACGCCGGATCACCACCCAATCGTCGAAGAAACGGTGCCTGGCCTGATTACCGCGGCCGGGTTCTCGGGCCACGGGTTCCAGCACGCGCCCGCCACCGGTCGCCTGGTGGCCGAGCTCTGCACCGACGGCGAGGCGTCGCTGGTCGACATCGAGCCGCTGTCGAGTCGCCGTTTCGACGACGAGGGCGACGAACTCGTCGAACAGAACGTCGCCTGA
- a CDS encoding VOC family protein, translating into MTRSIDHVTFTGSDLERLQEAFETAGFEPTYGGSHSNGVTHMALVGFEDGSYVELIAKHDPDATAPWWDEQIDGDAGATAWAVPTDGSDATAARLREAGFVVHGPTEYARERLDGEPVEWRLTVVGEGPQGSRYPMVVEDRTPLDRRTSITEPAEETGIGGLSTTVVGTDEFETTVEGFEAFFGTEPSTITESTGFGARIAHFRDAPVAVASPLDETWLAERVAARGTLPCAYLLDVTDPATVRDRFALDGTTDWNEDVVHWLDLDVPGRLGVREAEVTAR; encoded by the coding sequence ATGACGCGCAGCATCGATCACGTCACGTTCACGGGCAGCGACCTCGAACGCCTGCAGGAGGCCTTCGAGACGGCCGGCTTCGAGCCGACGTACGGCGGTTCGCACTCGAACGGGGTCACACACATGGCGCTCGTGGGCTTCGAGGACGGGTCGTACGTCGAACTGATCGCGAAGCACGACCCCGACGCCACAGCGCCGTGGTGGGACGAGCAGATCGACGGCGACGCCGGGGCGACCGCGTGGGCGGTGCCGACCGACGGGAGCGACGCCACGGCCGCACGGCTCCGCGAGGCGGGGTTCGTCGTCCACGGACCGACGGAGTACGCGCGTGAGCGCCTGGACGGGGAACCAGTCGAATGGCGTTTGACCGTCGTCGGTGAGGGGCCCCAAGGTAGTCGATACCCGATGGTGGTCGAGGACCGCACGCCGCTCGACCGGCGCACGTCGATCACCGAACCAGCCGAGGAGACCGGGATCGGCGGGCTCTCGACAACGGTCGTGGGGACCGACGAGTTCGAGACGACCGTCGAGGGGTTCGAGGCGTTCTTCGGGACGGAACCGTCGACGATCACCGAGTCAACAGGGTTCGGGGCCCGCATCGCCCATTTCCGGGATGCGCCGGTGGCCGTCGCGTCGCCGCTCGACGAGACGTGGCTCGCCGAGCGCGTCGCAGCGCGTGGAACGCTCCCCTGTGCGTACCTGCTCGACGTCACGGACCCCGCGACGGTCCGCGACCGCTTCGCCCTCGATGGGACGACCGACTGGAACGAGGACGTGGTCCACTGGCTCGATCTCGACGTTCCCGGTCGCCTGGGCGTTCGCGAGGCAGAGGTCACAGCGCGATAG
- a CDS encoding peptidylprolyl isomerase, with amino-acid sequence MTNATLHTNRGDIEVELHDERAPRTVENFVGLATGDQEWEDNGDTVEKPLYDDVAFHRVIEGFMIQGGDPDESGRGGPGYTFDDEFHDELRHDSAGTLSMANSGPDTNGSQFFITLDAQSHLDDRHAVFGEVTDGMDVVREIGAVPTDANDQPQEEVVLESVEIHD; translated from the coding sequence ATGACGAACGCGACGCTGCACACCAACCGGGGCGACATCGAGGTCGAACTCCACGACGAGCGCGCGCCGCGAACGGTCGAGAACTTCGTCGGACTCGCAACTGGCGATCAGGAGTGGGAAGACAACGGCGACACAGTCGAGAAGCCGCTGTACGACGACGTGGCCTTCCACCGCGTGATCGAGGGGTTCATGATTCAGGGTGGTGACCCCGACGAATCGGGTCGTGGCGGGCCGGGCTACACCTTCGACGACGAGTTCCACGACGAGCTCCGCCACGACTCGGCCGGAACGCTCTCGATGGCGAACTCGGGGCCCGATACGAATGGCTCGCAGTTCTTCATCACGCTCGACGCCCAGTCCCACCTCGACGACCGCCACGCGGTGTTCGGCGAGGTCACCGACGGCATGGACGTCGTCCGCGAGATCGGCGCGGTCCCGACCGACGCGAACGATCAGCCCCAGGAAGAGGTCGTTCTCGAATCGGTCGAGATCCACGACTGA
- a CDS encoding DUF7522 family protein, whose product MDSDLLADGPADRLVRVARTATGDSLRSVTYFTRSDYDQLYLRDDLEQDADLMSFIGHEWHDFKNTRNAYQNSELGTYRHTIRVFENGFLLRITTDRDGVFVTTDGLTMQDFEAVANAVTTVLEDRTE is encoded by the coding sequence ATGGACTCCGACCTCCTCGCCGACGGGCCGGCCGACCGTCTCGTTCGAGTCGCCCGCACCGCGACCGGCGACAGCCTCCGCTCGGTCACCTACTTCACCAGAAGTGACTACGACCAGCTCTACCTCCGGGACGATCTCGAACAGGACGCCGACCTGATGAGTTTCATCGGTCACGAGTGGCACGACTTCAAGAACACCCGCAACGCCTACCAGAACTCCGAGTTGGGGACCTACCGCCACACCATCCGAGTGTTCGAAAACGGCTTTCTCCTCCGGATCACCACCGACCGCGACGGCGTGTTCGTGACCACCGACGGACTGACGATGCAGGACTTCGAGGCGGTCGCGAACGCAGTTACCACCGTTCTGGAAGACCGCACCGAGTAG
- a CDS encoding DUF5813 family protein — protein sequence MTNDAPSTDGFDSHSAFEPTDDGFALTTIPFDSQAEATESGYRIDIHVPTLDAATEESVAEAVREGWFETFERRLADAGGVTRGNVDVPAPSVERDAGTVRVTFAFEHDDLAGAADAAKALAEYVEGTYVEGIVPGYTYEPPVADLLARARQQGDGEGSSGAMPL from the coding sequence ATGACCAACGACGCGCCCAGCACCGACGGGTTCGACAGTCATAGCGCGTTCGAGCCGACCGACGACGGGTTCGCGCTTACTACCATCCCGTTCGACAGCCAGGCCGAGGCCACTGAGTCGGGCTACCGAATCGATATCCACGTCCCGACGCTCGACGCTGCCACCGAGGAGTCGGTCGCGGAAGCGGTACGGGAGGGCTGGTTCGAGACGTTCGAACGCCGGCTCGCGGACGCCGGCGGCGTGACGCGCGGGAACGTCGACGTTCCGGCACCGTCCGTCGAGCGCGACGCTGGCACAGTGAGGGTCACGTTCGCGTTCGAGCACGACGATCTGGCGGGGGCGGCCGATGCCGCGAAGGCGCTGGCGGAGTACGTCGAGGGAACGTACGTCGAGGGGATCGTGCCCGGCTACACCTACGAGCCGCCGGTCGCCGATCTGCTCGCCCGAGCACGTCAGCAGGGTGATGGCGAAGGGTCGAGCGGGGCGATGCCGCTCTGA
- a CDS encoding potassium channel family protein yields MRFVIVGAGRVGLRTARVLAEEGHEGTVIENDPDQLERLWGERLEIVDILDGDGGNEDDLVDAGIEEADAVGALTGDVTTNIMACLIAKSRGCRTVMRIDNDEYEGIYRKYAAEVDEVIYPERLGAIGAKNALLGGTIRAIADIAHHLQLVEFTITPDSPTRGYTLSELELPGDARLLAFGKEGSALGLPHADDSLEEGDRVVALADFGVLGDVRRIIAGDTSRAAGDA; encoded by the coding sequence ATGCGATTCGTCATCGTGGGTGCCGGCCGGGTCGGGCTCCGAACAGCGAGAGTGCTCGCCGAGGAGGGCCACGAGGGGACCGTGATCGAGAACGATCCCGACCAGCTTGAACGCCTCTGGGGCGAACGTCTCGAGATCGTCGACATCCTCGACGGCGACGGCGGAAACGAGGACGACCTCGTCGACGCTGGGATCGAGGAGGCCGACGCAGTGGGGGCGCTGACCGGCGACGTGACCACCAACATCATGGCGTGTCTGATCGCCAAATCCCGTGGGTGTCGGACCGTGATGCGCATCGACAACGACGAGTACGAAGGGATCTACCGGAAGTACGCCGCGGAGGTCGACGAGGTGATCTACCCCGAACGCCTCGGCGCGATCGGCGCGAAAAACGCCCTGCTCGGCGGGACGATCCGCGCGATCGCCGACATCGCCCACCATCTCCAGCTCGTGGAGTTCACCATCACGCCGGACTCACCGACCCGCGGGTACACTCTGAGCGAACTCGAACTCCCCGGCGACGCCCGGCTGTTGGCGTTCGGCAAGGAGGGGTCGGCGCTCGGACTCCCTCACGCCGACGACTCACTCGAAGAGGGCGATCGGGTAGTGGCACTCGCGGACTTCGGCGTCCTCGGCGACGTTCGTCGGATCATCGCCGGCGACACGAGCCGTGCGGCCGGCGACGCCTGA
- a CDS encoding thiamine pyrophosphate-dependent enzyme has product MHRVIGERDLEATQFDADDARDLLRDMIRARRFDERAVALQRRGWMSGYPPFAGQEATQVGTAHALASDDWLFPTYRSNAMQLARGVPMSDLLAFRRGHPEFNSDHDLPIFPQAVPIATQLPHAVGAGMAADHMENDHAIVCDFGDGATSEGDFHEAMNFAGVFDAPVVFLCENNGWAISLPRERQTASPSIAEKATAYGFEGAQVDGMDPLAVREMIEAALDRARDGEPVLVESLTYRRGAHTTSDDPSRYRDDDPDLPAWRTRDPVERFTEYLTDRDVIDETFVERCEDDADDELADAVETAEAIPDPESDELFEHVYAEPTPELDRQRASIAGDD; this is encoded by the coding sequence ATGCACCGGGTCATCGGTGAGCGCGATCTCGAAGCGACCCAGTTCGATGCCGACGACGCGCGCGACCTGCTCCGGGATATGATCCGCGCGCGGCGGTTCGACGAGCGCGCCGTGGCGCTCCAGCGCCGTGGCTGGATGAGTGGCTATCCACCCTTTGCGGGCCAGGAGGCCACTCAGGTCGGGACGGCCCACGCACTCGCGAGCGACGACTGGCTGTTCCCCACCTACCGCTCGAACGCGATGCAGCTCGCCCGCGGGGTCCCGATGAGCGACCTGCTCGCGTTCCGGCGTGGCCATCCCGAGTTCAACTCCGATCACGATCTCCCGATCTTCCCGCAAGCAGTACCGATCGCGACCCAACTCCCTCACGCCGTCGGTGCGGGGATGGCCGCCGACCACATGGAAAACGACCACGCGATCGTCTGTGATTTCGGCGACGGCGCGACGTCGGAGGGCGATTTCCACGAGGCGATGAACTTCGCGGGCGTGTTCGACGCGCCGGTCGTCTTCCTCTGTGAGAACAACGGCTGGGCGATCTCCCTGCCGCGGGAACGCCAGACTGCGAGCCCGAGTATCGCCGAGAAAGCCACAGCATATGGATTCGAGGGCGCACAGGTCGACGGGATGGACCCGCTCGCGGTGCGAGAGATGATCGAGGCTGCCCTTGATCGCGCTCGCGACGGCGAGCCGGTACTCGTCGAGAGCCTGACCTACCGCCGGGGCGCACACACCACGAGCGACGACCCGAGTCGCTACCGCGACGACGATCCCGATCTCCCGGCGTGGCGCACCCGCGATCCGGTCGAGCGGTTCACCGAGTATCTCACCGACCGGGACGTGATCGACGAGACGTTCGTCGAGCGGTGCGAGGACGACGCTGACGACGAACTCGCCGATGCGGTCGAGACCGCCGAGGCGATCCCCGACCCCGAGAGCGACGAACTGTTCGAGCACGTCTACGCCGAGCCGACGCCCGAACTCGACCGACAGCGCGCATCGATCGCGGGCGACGACTGA
- a CDS encoding helix-turn-helix domain-containing protein has translation MGSACVIRGEIPADEFALYEALSSSPDIEFEVERIIETGTDAAMPLVWVRGADHEAVADVFENDPSVREIELLSEFDNEQLYRMEWISEVDLVLQMLTNSEATITDAYGTDGRWHLRVLYPDRESLTKTTEFRDEQGLTFDITAIRELEGEPAGRYGLTKEQFEALEAALEAGYYEVPRDVDQNELAEKLGISHQALSERLRRATGALVEDALLVGAVPDHDAKS, from the coding sequence ATGGGGAGTGCTTGCGTCATCAGGGGCGAGATTCCAGCCGACGAGTTCGCGCTCTACGAGGCGCTCTCGTCGTCGCCCGACATCGAGTTCGAGGTCGAACGCATCATTGAGACCGGAACGGATGCCGCAATGCCGCTCGTGTGGGTCCGGGGGGCCGACCACGAGGCCGTTGCGGACGTCTTCGAGAACGATCCGAGCGTGCGGGAGATCGAACTCCTCTCGGAGTTCGACAACGAGCAGCTCTACCGGATGGAGTGGATCTCAGAGGTCGATCTCGTTCTCCAGATGCTCACGAACTCCGAGGCGACCATCACCGACGCGTACGGCACCGACGGCCGGTGGCATCTCCGTGTGCTCTATCCCGATCGCGAGTCGTTGACGAAGACGACCGAGTTCCGGGACGAGCAGGGACTGACGTTCGACATCACCGCGATCCGTGAGCTCGAAGGTGAACCGGCGGGCCGGTACGGTCTGACCAAAGAGCAGTTCGAGGCGCTCGAAGCCGCGCTCGAAGCGGGCTACTACGAGGTCCCGCGCGACGTTGATCAGAATGAACTCGCCGAGAAACTGGGGATCTCCCACCAGGCGCTCTCCGAACGCCTCCGGCGTGCGACCGGCGCGCTCGTCGAGGACGCGCTGCTGGTCGGGGCCGTCCCGGACCACGATGCAAAGTCCTGA
- the tmk gene encoding dTMP kinase yields the protein MLITLEGIDGSGKTTVWEALHDTVDATFTREPTDSWYGEAVARSIGDPEADPLAELFLYTADHAAHLSSTVRPALNAGDIVISDRYSDSRYAYQGAALDGQVRRPMEYVRGVHQPWTRPPDATIYLDLDPEKGAARSGATNKFEQAEYLDRVRANYEQLIEYEPERFVRIDASQSPEAVLESAESAVERLLDAAAE from the coding sequence ATGCTCATCACGCTTGAAGGGATCGACGGCAGTGGGAAGACCACGGTTTGGGAGGCACTCCACGACACCGTCGACGCCACGTTCACCCGCGAGCCGACTGACTCGTGGTACGGCGAAGCGGTCGCACGGTCGATCGGTGATCCCGAGGCCGACCCGCTCGCCGAACTCTTTCTGTACACGGCCGACCACGCCGCCCACCTCTCATCTACTGTGCGCCCCGCGCTCAACGCCGGCGACATCGTGATCTCGGATCGGTACTCCGATTCGCGGTACGCCTATCAGGGCGCGGCGCTCGACGGACAGGTGAGACGCCCGATGGAGTACGTTCGCGGGGTCCATCAGCCGTGGACGCGCCCGCCGGATGCGACGATCTATCTCGATCTCGATCCCGAGAAGGGGGCGGCGCGAAGCGGCGCGACCAACAAGTTCGAGCAGGCGGAATATCTCGACAGAGTTCGGGCAAACTACGAACAGCTCATCGAGTACGAACCCGAGCGGTTCGTGCGGATCGACGCGAGCCAGTCGCCCGAGGCGGTCCTCGAATCGGCCGAGTCGGCGGTCGAACGGCTGCTCGACGCGGCCGCCGAGTAG
- a CDS encoding complex I NDUFA9 subunit family protein → MDVLVTGGDGFVGRHLCDELADRGHDVTALSRDPDPSVFEADVETAIGDVTAYDSMEGAFADQDAVVNLVALSPLFQPSGGDEQHFEIHLGGTENAVRAAEEHGVERLVQMSALGADPQGSTAYIRSKGEAEQVVRDSALDWTIFRPSVVFGDGGEFVSFTKKLTPPYLAPLPRGGRTRFQPIWIGDLVPMLADAVTEDGHTGETYEIGGPATLTLADVAKLAYRAEGKSVSIVPVPMGLTKLGMGLADPLPVIPFGSDQARSLEMDNTVADNDVAAFGRDVTDLQSLADYLGVA, encoded by the coding sequence ATGGACGTACTCGTGACCGGTGGCGACGGCTTCGTTGGACGACATCTGTGTGACGAACTGGCGGATCGCGGCCACGACGTGACGGCGCTCTCGCGTGATCCCGATCCATCGGTGTTCGAGGCGGATGTCGAGACCGCGATCGGCGACGTAACCGCCTACGACTCGATGGAAGGGGCGTTCGCGGACCAGGATGCGGTCGTGAATCTCGTCGCGCTCTCGCCACTCTTCCAGCCCTCGGGCGGCGACGAACAGCACTTCGAAATCCATCTCGGTGGCACCGAAAACGCCGTCCGAGCCGCCGAGGAACACGGCGTCGAACGGCTCGTCCAGATGAGCGCGCTCGGGGCCGACCCCCAGGGATCGACGGCGTACATCCGATCGAAGGGCGAGGCCGAGCAGGTAGTACGGGACTCGGCGCTCGACTGGACGATCTTCCGGCCATCGGTGGTGTTCGGGGACGGCGGCGAGTTCGTCTCGTTCACGAAGAAACTCACGCCGCCGTACCTCGCACCGCTGCCCCGCGGCGGCCGTACCCGATTCCAGCCGATCTGGATCGGCGACCTCGTGCCGATGCTCGCCGACGCTGTGACGGAGGACGGTCACACCGGCGAGACCTACGAGATCGGCGGGCCGGCGACCCTGACGCTCGCTGACGTCGCCAAACTCGCCTACCGGGCGGAGGGGAAGTCCGTCTCGATCGTTCCGGTGCCGATGGGGCTCACGAAGCTCGGGATGGGACTCGCCGACCCGCTGCCGGTGATCCCGTTCGGCTCGGACCAGGCGCGCTCGCTCGAAATGGACAACACGGTCGCCGACAACGACGTCGCCGCATTCGGCCGCGACGTCACCGATTTGCAGTCACTCGCCGACTACCTCGGCGTTGCGTGA
- the cofC gene encoding 2-phospho-L-lactate guanylyltransferase: protein MRVVVPFAAEQPKTRLADVFTPAERRELARVMLDDVLRALREAGHTPEVLTTATIDVNVPTIVDDRPLNAAVNAVLADGSPVAVVMADLPLATPDAFARLFASDADVVLAPGRGGGTNAFVTRHSSFRVDYHGASYRDHRERAREVGASVATIDSHRLATDVDESTDLVEVLLHGTGETRRWLEERGVRLDTSGDGRVGIRRDDTTAV, encoded by the coding sequence ATGCGCGTCGTCGTTCCGTTCGCGGCCGAGCAGCCGAAGACTCGGCTCGCGGACGTGTTTACGCCCGCCGAGCGGCGGGAACTCGCCCGCGTCATGCTGGACGACGTTCTCCGTGCGCTCCGTGAGGCCGGCCACACGCCCGAAGTGCTCACGACGGCCACGATCGACGTGAACGTACCCACGATCGTCGACGATCGTCCACTGAACGCGGCCGTCAATGCGGTGTTGGCGGACGGATCGCCGGTCGCGGTGGTGATGGCAGACCTCCCGCTCGCGACCCCTGACGCGTTCGCGCGGCTGTTCGCGTCCGATGCCGACGTGGTGCTCGCGCCCGGCCGAGGTGGCGGGACGAACGCGTTCGTGACGCGTCACTCCAGCTTCCGGGTCGACTACCACGGCGCGTCGTACCGAGACCACCGCGAACGCGCCCGCGAGGTCGGCGCGAGCGTCGCGACGATCGATTCCCATCGGCTCGCGACCGATGTCGACGAATCCACGGATCTCGTCGAAGTGCTGCTCCACGGAACTGGCGAGACGCGTCGATGGCTCGAAGAACGAGGCGTTCGACTCGACACGAGCGGGGACGGTCGTGTCGGTATCCGGCGAGACGATACGACCGCTGTGTAG
- the cofG gene encoding 7,8-didemethyl-8-hydroxy-5-deazariboflavin synthase subunit CofG, giving the protein MQEADTRDPLDALDVTTRDVDRLCSVEPADVDPAPHLSFARNVFLPLTTACRYTCTYCTYFDPPGEASLMSREDVRQVLETGADAGCTEALFTFGDKPDDRYAAIHDQLDAWGHDSIHEYLYEMCELALDVGLLPHSNPGDLQHDEMAMLAEVNASMGVMLETTADVDAHAGPRQKTPEQRLDTIRAAGEVGIPFTTGILVGIGESWKDRAESLLAIRELNERYGHIQEVLVQPVVENERWNSPTPDAGTLRRAVAMARVALPEEVSIQVPPNLAPVREVLDCGVDDLGGVSPVTDDHINPDYAWPGLDELEAITGEAGVPLGERLPVYKRFVDDGDWIDERIETAIAADTVHGERFRSVLEYGENPAEV; this is encoded by the coding sequence ATGCAAGAGGCCGACACGCGCGACCCACTCGACGCTCTCGACGTCACGACGCGAGATGTCGACCGGCTATGTAGCGTCGAGCCGGCGGACGTCGATCCCGCTCCCCACCTCTCGTTCGCGCGCAACGTCTTCCTCCCGCTGACCACGGCATGTCGGTACACCTGTACCTACTGCACGTACTTCGACCCGCCCGGTGAGGCCAGCCTGATGAGCCGCGAGGACGTCCGACAGGTGCTCGAAACCGGAGCCGACGCCGGCTGCACCGAGGCGCTGTTCACCTTCGGCGACAAGCCCGACGACCGCTACGCGGCGATCCACGATCAGCTCGACGCGTGGGGTCACGACTCGATCCACGAGTATCTCTACGAGATGTGCGAACTCGCGCTCGACGTCGGGCTCCTCCCCCACAGCAACCCTGGCGACCTCCAGCACGACGAGATGGCGATGCTCGCCGAGGTGAACGCCTCGATGGGCGTCATGCTCGAAACCACCGCCGATGTCGACGCGCACGCCGGCCCCCGGCAGAAGACCCCCGAACAGCGCCTCGACACCATCCGCGCGGCCGGCGAGGTCGGGATCCCCTTCACCACCGGGATTCTGGTAGGAATTGGCGAAAGCTGGAAGGATCGGGCCGAATCGCTGCTGGCGATCCGCGAACTCAACGAGCGCTACGGCCACATCCAGGAGGTGCTCGTCCAGCCCGTTGTCGAGAACGAACGCTGGAACAGCCCGACGCCCGACGCCGGGACGCTCCGGCGCGCGGTCGCGATGGCACGCGTTGCGCTCCCCGAGGAGGTGTCGATCCAGGTGCCACCGAACCTCGCGCCCGTCCGCGAGGTGCTCGACTGCGGCGTCGACGACCTTGGCGGGGTGTCGCCCGTGACCGACGACCACATCAATCCCGACTACGCGTGGCCGGGTCTCGACGAACTCGAAGCCATCACTGGAGAGGCCGGCGTCCCGCTCGGCGAGCGCCTGCCGGTGTACAAGCGATTCGTCGACGACGGCGACTGGATCGACGAACGGATCGAGACGGCGATCGCCGCCGACACCGTCCACGGCGAGCGGTTCCGATCGGTGCTCGAATACGGCGAGAATCCTGCCGAGGTCTGA
- a CDS encoding MFS transporter, producing the protein MADSVRAAIQDRIGFRAILTWLGFVAITFWFLDGSIAQMGTSLVMTVVLGLSELLSEVYDLRGEVRSFGFGLVALLSSVALFVLGGTGTWWLPVLFAAIGGWISLDAVQTLRHEGLTVGDDDTDETPDGRDVYHDYVTRQVDETLREERLTRRELSTALDPDDAAIDRALAELDDRDLLVREGSELETQSPPEPGTMARARDLAATAAARLARPLTVEFDDESTTGDETERYDPTPERADSRSRSDADRDREREPAGRR; encoded by the coding sequence ATGGCCGACTCCGTCCGCGCCGCGATCCAGGATCGGATCGGTTTCCGGGCGATACTGACCTGGCTCGGATTCGTCGCGATCACGTTCTGGTTTCTCGATGGATCGATCGCACAGATGGGGACCAGCCTCGTTATGACCGTAGTTCTCGGTCTGTCCGAACTCCTCTCGGAGGTGTACGATCTCCGTGGCGAGGTCAGATCGTTTGGGTTCGGTCTCGTGGCGCTGCTCTCCAGCGTTGCCCTGTTCGTGCTCGGTGGCACTGGCACGTGGTGGCTGCCGGTGCTTTTCGCGGCCATCGGCGGGTGGATCAGCCTCGACGCAGTCCAGACGCTCCGTCACGAGGGACTCACCGTCGGCGACGACGACACCGACGAGACTCCCGACGGTCGGGATGTCTACCACGACTACGTCACACGCCAGGTCGACGAGACGCTCCGTGAGGAGCGCCTCACTCGCCGGGAACTCTCGACCGCGCTCGATCCCGACGACGCGGCGATCGACCGCGCGCTCGCCGAACTCGACGACCGCGACCTCCTCGTGCGCGAGGGGAGCGAACTCGAAACACAGTCTCCACCCGAACCGGGGACGATGGCCCGAGCACGGGACCTGGCCGCGACCGCGGCTGCCCGACTCGCACGGCCGCTCACCGTCGAGTTCGATGACGAATCGACAACAGGCGACGAGACCGAGCGATACGACCCCACACCGGAGCGAGCCGATTCGCGGTCGCGCTCCGACGCCGATCGAGACCGCGAACGCGAACCCGCCGGCCGCCGGTAA